CATGGATCCGGCCGACTACGATCCGCGTGAAGCCGCCGAGAAACCGGACAGCAGCATCGCGATCACCGACGTCGTCTACGATCCCGGTGTCGATCGCCGCGAAAAGATTGCCAAGGTCTACGTGGTAAAAAAGCCCGGTTCCGAAGGTGACTTTCAGCAGATCGTATTGCCGGTTTATGGCAAAGGATTGTGGTCGACCCTGTACGGCTACTTGGCGTTGCGAAGTGACTTGCAGACGATCCAGGGTCTGACATTCTACCAACACGCCGAAACGCCGGGTCTTGGCGGTGAAGTCGACAATCCGGCATGGAAAGCCCAGTGGGAAGGCCAACAACTTTACGACGACGAAGGCCAGCCAGCCGCGATCGTCGCAAAGGGCCCCGCCCCGTCGGGAAGCGTCTATGCCGTCGACGGCCTATCGGGTGCAACGATTACCAGCCGAGGCGTGACGAACCTGCTTCGCTATTGGGCGAGTGAGAATGGCTATGGCCCATTCATCTCGCAACTCAAAGACAAACAATCCGACCAGTCGGGATCTTAAGACATGGCAGAACCACAAGCGAAAAAGGTCGTGCTCGATCCGTTGATCGACAACAATCCGATCGCCCTACAGATCCTCGGGATTTGTAGTGCCTTGGCGGTCACGACCAAGTTAGAAACCTCAATCGTGATGGCGATCGCCGTGATCCTGGTCACGGCATTCAGCAACTTGGCTGTCAGTGCCATCCGATCATTCATCCCCAGCAGCATCCGGATTATCGTCCAGATGACCGTGATCGCGTCGCTGGTAATCGTCGTCGACCAAGTCCTCAAGGCGTTCTTGTTCGACATCAGCAAACAGCTTAGCGTCTTCGTCGGTTTGATCATCACCAACTGTATTGTGATGGGACGTGCCGAAGGCTTCGCGATGAAAAACAAACCGGGCGTCAGTTTCCTCGACGGTGTCGGCAATGGCCTAGGTTACGGCTTGGTCTTGCTGTTCGTCGCGGTCTTCCGTGAATTGTTCGGCAGCGGCACGCTGTTCGGCTACGAAATCCTGGCACTCGATCGTAACGGTGGTTGGTACAACCCCAACAACCTGATGCTCTTGCCGCCGAGCGCGTTTTTCTTGATCGGACTTTTGATCTGGATCATCCGCGCGTACAAACCCGAACAAATCGAAGAGGCGTAAGGGAACGAAATCATGGAAAATGTGATCGAAACACACCTCAGCATTTTGCTGAAAGCCATCTTCGTCGAAAACTTGGCACTCGCATTCTTTCTCGGAATGTGCACGTTCTTGGCAATCAGCAAGAACGTCAAGACAGCCATCGGCCTCGGCATCGCCGTGATCGTGATCGAAGCGATCACCGTCCCGGCGAACCAGTTGATCTACTCGTTGCTGCTCAAGAAAGGCGCGCTGACTTGGCTGAACGGATTCGTGTCGACGGAAACGATTGACTTTGCCACCGTCGATCTGAGCTTTCTGGGATTCATTAGCTTCATCGGCGTGATCGCGGCGATGGTCCAAATCCTGGAAATGTTCTTGGACAAGTTCGTCCCATCGCTTTACAACACGCTGGGAATCTTTTTGCCGCTTATCACGGTGAACTGTGCGATCTTAGGTGCGTCACTGTTCATGCAGGAACGCAGCTACACCTTTGCCCAATCGTGCACTTATGGTGTCGGCTGCGGGATCGGCTGGGCCCTCGCGATCGCGGCACTGGCCGGTATCCGAGAAAAAATGAAATATAGCGATGTTCCACCCCCGCTTCGCGGTTTGGGCATCACATTTATCACGGTTGGGTTAATGGCGCTTGCGTTTATGTCCTTCAGCGGAATCCAGTTGTAATCCGCCGCCAGCCCCTCCTTGAATTCCTAAATATTTAATCAGTCAAAGAGACGAAAATGGCCACCATCTTTCTTGGCGTCCTGATGTTCACCGCGGTGGTGGTGGCACTCGTGGTCGTCATTTTGCTCGCCAAAAAGCAACTTGTTGCTTCCGGCCCGGTCAAAATTCTGATCAACGATCAGAAAGAGATCGAAGTACCAGCCGGCGGTAAACTTCTCGGCGCACTCGCCGACGCTGGGATCTTTGTTTCCAGTGCCTGCGGTGGCGGTGGAACCTGTGCGCAGTGCCGCGTGAAAGTCACCGAAGGCGGTGGTGAGATCTTGGCAACTGAAAAAGATCACATCAACAAGAAGGAAGCTGCCGAGGGTGATCGTCTTTCGTGTCAGGTCGCCGTCAAGCAAGACATGCTTGTCGAAGTCCCGGCCGAAGCGTTCGAAACCAAGAAGTGGGAATGCACCGTTCGCAGCAACGATAACGTCGCGACCTTCATTAAAGAGTTCGTCCTCGAACTGCCAGAAGGCGAAGACGTTAACTTTAAGGCCGGTGGTTACATTCAGATCGAATGCCCTCCTCACGTCGTCAACTACAAAGATTTTGAGGTCCAAGAGGAATACCACGAGGACTGGGATAAGTACGACATTTGGCGGTTTGTTTCGAAGGTCGATGAGCCAGTCATTCGCGCTTATTCGATGGCAAACTATCCGGGCGAAAAAGGCATCATCATGCTAAACGTCCGGATCGCCACCCCGCCGCCTCGGAATCCCGAGTTGCCGCCCGGTAAAATGAGTAGCTACATCTTCGGGCTTAAACCCGGTGACAAGGCGACCATCAGCGGTCCGTACGGTGAGTTCTTTATCAAAGACACCGATGCTGAAATGGTATACATCGGTGGTGGTGCGGGGATGGCTCCTTTGCGAAGCCATATCTTCGAACTGTTCAAACGCCGTAAGACGAACCGTAAAGTCAGCTACTGGTACGGTGGTCGAAGTCTTCGTGAATTGTTCTACATCGATCACTTCCGTGAAATCGAAGAAGAGTTCCCGAACTTCAAGTTCAATATCGCGTTGTCCGATCCGTTGCCAGAAGACAACTGGGACGGATACCAAGGGTTCATCCACCAAGTACTACTGGAAAACTACCTGAGCAAGCACCCGGCTCCGGAAGACATCGAGTACTACATCTGCGGCCCCCCGATGATGAACGCCGCCGTCTTTAAGATGTTGGACGACTTGGGTGTCGAGCCGGAAAACATCATGTACGATGACTTCGGCGGATAGGAACCGCAAGTTTCCCCACCACACGATAACTGTCACATGACAATCCATCACGCGCGGCGAAGCTTTGCACTCGCCGCGTTTTTTTACATCGCGGCGTTCTTACTCACCGCACTCGATTCTGGAGCGACGGTGTCGGCGCAATCAAACGCTGACCTCCGCCAGTTCAATGGATCGACCATGGGTACGAGCTACATGGTCAAGGTCGTCGGCGCCGACGATGTCGACGACAATACCTTGAAAATTTCGATCGACGCGGAGCTACGGCAAGTCAACGACGAGATGTCGACCTACTTGGAATCGTCCGAGATCACGCGATTTAACGAGTCCTCGAGCACCGATTGGTTCTCGGTAAGCGCCCCCTTCGCCGAAGTCGTCGACTTTGCCCAGCAAGTTTCGCGGAAAACGGATGGTGCCTTTGATGTCACTGTCGGCCCACTCGTGAACGCATGGAGTTTCGGCCCAACCGAACGTACCAACACGGTCCCCGGTGATGGCGAAATAGAGAAGCTTCGGCAAATCGTCGGCTTCGACAAACTTGATGTCCGTCTGGATCCACCGGCACTACGAAAGTCGGTCCCCGAATTACGCGTCGACCTCTCCTCGATTGCCAAAGGTCATGGTGTCGACCGTGTGATCGAACGCCTGCAGATGCTTGGCGTCGAAGCTGCCTTCGTTGAAATCGGGGGCGAAGTTCGGACGATGGGAAAGAAGCCGGATGGCGCTTGGCGGGTTGGAATCCAACTCCCCGATGCGACCCGCGATACCGTGATGATTGCTCATGCGATGAACGTCGACGACAAAGCGGGAAATGCGATGGCAACATCAGGTGACTATCGCAATTTCTTTACCGCCGAAGGCAAACGCTACTCACATACGATCGACCCACGCACGGCAAAGCCGATCGAGCACAACCTCGCCTCGATCACCGTCGTCGCGCCGACTTGCATGGCAGCCGACGCTTGGGCGACGGCACTCAGCGTGGTTGGAACGAAAGTCGCCGTGACACTGGCGAACGAGCATCAACTGAATGTCTTGCTTGCCGAACGCCAGGACGACACGTTCGCGATCCAGGGAACTGGCAATCTCGCTGGCTACGCCGAAGACGGTGAAGCGACGGACCAATCAGCCACCTCAACTTCATCATCGAAAAAGGAAAAAAGCTTGCTCCAAGACGTACTTCCGATCGCGATCCTGTCGTTCGGGGTCTTT
This genomic window from Roseiconus lacunae contains:
- a CDS encoding Na(+)-translocating NADH-quinone reductase subunit C, whose protein sequence is MPQRDSMLGTLLTATILCVVCSAVVSVAAVGLRDRQEQNKVLDRQKNILDATGLARGEYGLPAAELSKEQIEELTGWISEKLVDLETGEYVTDMDPADYDPREAAEKPDSSIAITDVVYDPGVDRREKIAKVYVVKKPGSEGDFQQIVLPVYGKGLWSTLYGYLALRSDLQTIQGLTFYQHAETPGLGGEVDNPAWKAQWEGQQLYDDEGQPAAIVAKGPAPSGSVYAVDGLSGATITSRGVTNLLRYWASENGYGPFISQLKDKQSDQSGS
- a CDS encoding NADH:ubiquinone reductase (Na(+)-transporting) subunit D: MAEPQAKKVVLDPLIDNNPIALQILGICSALAVTTKLETSIVMAIAVILVTAFSNLAVSAIRSFIPSSIRIIVQMTVIASLVIVVDQVLKAFLFDISKQLSVFVGLIITNCIVMGRAEGFAMKNKPGVSFLDGVGNGLGYGLVLLFVAVFRELFGSGTLFGYEILALDRNGGWYNPNNLMLLPPSAFFLIGLLIWIIRAYKPEQIEEA
- the nqrE gene encoding NADH:ubiquinone reductase (Na(+)-transporting) subunit E, with product MIETHLSILLKAIFVENLALAFFLGMCTFLAISKNVKTAIGLGIAVIVIEAITVPANQLIYSLLLKKGALTWLNGFVSTETIDFATVDLSFLGFISFIGVIAAMVQILEMFLDKFVPSLYNTLGIFLPLITVNCAILGASLFMQERSYTFAQSCTYGVGCGIGWALAIAALAGIREKMKYSDVPPPLRGLGITFITVGLMALAFMSFSGIQL
- the nqrF gene encoding NADH:ubiquinone reductase (Na(+)-transporting) subunit F encodes the protein MATIFLGVLMFTAVVVALVVVILLAKKQLVASGPVKILINDQKEIEVPAGGKLLGALADAGIFVSSACGGGGTCAQCRVKVTEGGGEILATEKDHINKKEAAEGDRLSCQVAVKQDMLVEVPAEAFETKKWECTVRSNDNVATFIKEFVLELPEGEDVNFKAGGYIQIECPPHVVNYKDFEVQEEYHEDWDKYDIWRFVSKVDEPVIRAYSMANYPGEKGIIMLNVRIATPPPRNPELPPGKMSSYIFGLKPGDKATISGPYGEFFIKDTDAEMVYIGGGAGMAPLRSHIFELFKRRKTNRKVSYWYGGRSLRELFYIDHFREIEEEFPNFKFNIALSDPLPEDNWDGYQGFIHQVLLENYLSKHPAPEDIEYYICGPPMMNAAVFKMLDDLGVEPENIMYDDFGG
- a CDS encoding FAD:protein FMN transferase; its protein translation is MTIHHARRSFALAAFFYIAAFLLTALDSGATVSAQSNADLRQFNGSTMGTSYMVKVVGADDVDDNTLKISIDAELRQVNDEMSTYLESSEITRFNESSSTDWFSVSAPFAEVVDFAQQVSRKTDGAFDVTVGPLVNAWSFGPTERTNTVPGDGEIEKLRQIVGFDKLDVRLDPPALRKSVPELRVDLSSIAKGHGVDRVIERLQMLGVEAAFVEIGGEVRTMGKKPDGAWRVGIQLPDATRDTVMIAHAMNVDDKAGNAMATSGDYRNFFTAEGKRYSHTIDPRTAKPIEHNLASITVVAPTCMAADAWATALSVVGTKVAVTLANEHQLNVLLAERQDDTFAIQGTGNLAGYAEDGEATDQSATSTSSSKKEKSLLQDVLPIAILSFGVFSILLFAMALGVIFGRKQISGSCGGLNNQTNSDGSTSCSLCSNPSDACRELREKMATNENAT